GCCGAGGCGATGCGGTGGCTGAAGATCCAGGACGCCGGCCGGGCCGACCTGCTGGTCGGCGGGCAGGCCGGGCCGGGCATGATCGGTACGGCCGACGCGCTGCGCCCGGCGCTTCCGGCCGGCGCCCGCTGGGCACCGGACCTGGTCGGCTGCCCCGACGAGGTACGCCCGGCGGTGCACCGGGCACTGCGGGACGTGATCCTGGTCGACGACCTGGAGACGGCGACCCGGGTGGTGGCCGGTAATGCCGAACTGCGCGCGGTGACGGCCGACGGCGACGTGGTCGGCGGCTACGCGGCGGCCGGTGGTTCGGCGAAGGCACCCAGCTACCTGGAGGTGCAGGCCGCCGTCGAGGAGGCCCGGACCAACCGGGTGACCGCCGAGCAGACCATCGCCGAGCTGCGTGAACAGCTCGGCGCGGCCCGGGAAGAGGCGGCCGACCACAAGCAGACGGTCGCCGCCGCGGCAGCGGTCAAGCGGGAGGCCGAGGGGCAGCGCAACGCCGCCGCCCGCCGGCTCGCCGAGCTGGGCGGGGCCGCGCGGTCGGCGAAGGCCGAGATGGATCGGCTGGCCGAGTCCCGGGACCGGGCCCAGCAGGCCCGGGACCGCGACCTCGCCGGCCTGGCCGAGCTGGAGGAGCGGCTCCGGCTGGCCGAGGCCACCCCGATCGACGCCGAGCCGTCCACGGAGGAACGCGACGAACTGGCCCGGTACCTGCCGCCGGCCCGGCAGAACGAGATGGAGGTCCGGCTCGCGGTGCGTACCGCGGAGGAGCGGGTCGCCTCGATCGCCGGCCGGGCCGACTCGCTGGCCCGGCAGGCGGCGGCCGAGCGGGCCGCCCGGGAACGGGCCGCCGCCCGGCGGGCCGCCCGGGCCCGCGGCGCCACCATCGCCCGCGCCGTCGAGATCGGCGCCCGGGAGGCGCTGACCCGGCTCGCGGTCTCCCTCGCCACCGCCGAGCAGACCCGGGACGCCGTCGCGCAGGCCCGGTCCGCCCGGGAAGCCGAACTCCAGGAGGTACGCGGCGCGGCCAAGCGGCTCGGCGGCGACCTGGAACGGCTGACCAGCGCGGTGCACCGGGACGAGGTGGCTCGGGCCGAGCAGCGGCTGCGGATCGAGCAGTTGGAGGCCAAGGCGGCCGAGGACTTCGGGCTGGACGTGGAGAGCCTGGTCGCCGAGTACGGCCCGCAGCAGCCCGTACCGCCCGCCCAGGCCGAGATCGCCGCCGCCGAGCGGGACGACCGGCCGGCGCCCGAGCCGGTGCCGTTCGAGCGGCCGGTGCAGGAGAAGCGGGCCGCCAAGGCCGAACGCGAGCTGGCCCTGCTCGGCAAGGTCAACCCGCTCGCCCTGGAGGAGTTCGCCGCCCTGGAGGAGCGGTACAAGTTCCTCTCCGAGCAGCTCGAAGACCTCAAGGCGACCCGCAAGGACCTGCTCACCGTGGTCAAGGACGTGGACGACCGGATCCTGGAGGTCTTCGCCAGTGCGTACGCCGACACCGCCCGGGAGTTCGAGCAGGTCTTCACCGTGCTCTTCCCCGGCGGCGAGGGGCGGTTGGTGCTGACCGACCCGGAGGACATGCTCACCACCGGGGTCGAGGTCGAGGCCCGCCCGCCGGGCAAGAAGATCAAGCGGCTTTCGCTGCTCTCCGGCGGCGAGCGGTCGCTGACCGCCGTCGCCATGCTGGTCGCGATCTTCCGAGCCCGGCCCAGCCCGTTCTACATCATGGACGAGGTGGAGGCGGCGCTCGACGACGTCAATCTCGGCCGCCTGATCACCCTGATGGCCCAGTTGCGGGAGAAGAGCCAGTTGATCGTGGTCACCCACCAGAAGCGCACAATGGAGGTGGCCGACGCCCTCTACGGCGTCACCATGCGAAGCGGCGTCACCCAGGTGATCAGCCAGCGACTCAGCAACGAGGAGGACTGATGGCCCGGGAGCGCCCGACCGCACTGCTGGTGGACCTGGACGGGGTCCTGCGGCGGTGGGATCCCGACAACGCCACCCGGGTGGAGAGCCGCTACGACCTGCCGTCGGGCGTGCTGTACGAGATCGCGATGCAGTGGGCGCTGTTGCGTCCGGCGGTCACCGGGCAGCTCAGCCACGCCGACTGGATGGTCGCCGTGGTGGACGCGCTCGCCGGGCCGGGCCGGGACCGGGACCGGATGCGGGCGGCGGTCGACGAGTGGCAGGCGGACCGGGGGACGGTGGACCCCGACGTACTGGCCTTCGTCCGGGAGGCGCGGGCCGCCGGCGTACGGGTCGGGTTGGCCACCAACTCCACCGACCTGCTCGACACCGACCTGGTCACGCTGGGCCTGACCGAGGAGGTCGACGTGGTGGTCAGCTCCTCGACGCTGGGCGTGCACAAGCCGATGAAGGAGTACTTCCAGCAGGCCTGTCTGGCCGTCGACACGCTGCCGGCCCAGGTGCTGTTCGTGGACGACGAGGACCGTGCGATCCGGGGGGCGCGGGTCGCAGGGCTGTCGGCGTACCGGTGGACGGGGCCGGACGACCTGCGCTACCTGCGGGCGGCGCTGGCCGTCTGAGGCGTCACCCGCCGGCCGGTGCTCGCCCGGCTCGGCTGAGCGGCGTCACTCGCCGGTCGTACCGTCGATTCGCTCGCGGATCAGGTCGGCGTGGCCGTTGTGCCGGGCGTACTCCTCGATCATGTGCACGTAGACCCAGCGCAGGCTGATGTCGCGGCCCTTCGGCCCGACGAACGTCTCGTCCAGCGACCGGCCGGCGACCGTCTGCCGGACCAGTTCGATCTCTTCGCGGAGGGTGGCGAGGTCGGCTTTCGGGTCGGCGGCGGTGACGTCCTCGAAGTCGCGGTCCCGCTGCTCCTCGGTGTAGTAGTGGTACGGCAGGTCCAGGCCGGCGAACTGCTGCCGGAACCACCACCGCTCGTTCTCGGCCGAGTGCCGGACCAGGCCGAGCAGGGTCATGTTCGAGGGTTCGACGCTGGCCGTCCGGAGCTGCTCGGCGGTGAGCCCGGTGCACTTCCTCAGCAGCGTCTGCCGGTGGAAGTCGAGCCAGGCGTCGAGCATGGCACGCTCGTCGGCCACAACAGGCGCACGGTCACGGTCGACGTCAGGGGCGGTCCAGGTCATCCGGTCATGATCGCATGATCATGGGGAGCCGCCACCAAGATTCTTGTCGATCTGTGCTTAGTACCGAACCATAACTCTCCAAGATCTGCGATCGGATGATCACGGACTGGAGCCCCGTTACCGGGGAGGCTGCGCCGCCTCGGTGATCGGGCTCCAGTCAGCCAGGGCTGGTGGCGACGACCTTGCGGAGGCTGCGCAGGCACAGGTCGAGCGCCCGGTGCTTGGAGACGGAGTGCTCCCGGGTGTGTTGCCACGTCGCGTAGAGCAGTGACCAGAGCACCTGCTGGACCCAGATCGGATCGAGGGCCGGGTCGAGGGTGCCCTCGGCGTGGCCGCGTTCGACGAGCCGGATCAGTGCCTTGTCCGCCTCGCTGCACTCCTCCCAGGCCTGGGTGTTGTTGACCAGTTCCGGCTGGGAGAAGACGCACATCAGGATGTCGCCGAGTTCGAAGTACTCCTGGCAGAGCCGCTCCAGGGCCTCCGGTGCGGGTCCCCGGTCGAGCTGGGACCGTTCGGCGGCAGCGTCGATCCGGGCGAGCACGTCGGTGCTGAGCGCGGTCATCAGGTCGGCGCGCTCGGGGAAGTAGCGGTGCAGCGTGGTGCGTCCCACCCCGGCGGCGTCGGCGACGTCGGCGAGGGAGGCGGCGCTGTGCTGCGACAGGACGGTGATCGCGGCGTCGAGGATCGCCCGCCGGGTACGGGCCCGGGCCCGGCTCTCGACGTCGACGCTATCCCTCACCGCCATGCCGGCAAGTCTAGACAACATCGAACCCAACTTGAAATATCGGTTGTCCCTAGTGGAACATGTGTGCTCCACTAGGGGGCATGTCTGTAGCGGAAAAGGTCGGCAATGATCAACTTTCCTGGGGGAGGCTACGGATCCTCTGGTCCTTCGCCCGACCACACACCGGCAAGCTGATCCTCGGCCTGCTCCTGGCCCTGCTCGGATCGGCGGCCGGGCTGGCGTCGCCGATGGTCACCAAGTGGGTGCTCGACTCCCTCGGCGGCTCGGCGTCGCTGTCGGGGCCGATAACGGCGCTGGCCGTACTGCTCGTGGTCGGCAGCGCGATCTGGCTGTGGCAGTGGATCCTGCTCGGCACCCTGGGCGAGCGGATCGTGCTGGACGCGCGCGAGTCGATCATCCGGCGCTTCTTCCGGGCGACCGTGCCGGAGGTGACCCGGCGACCGACCGGTGAACTGGTCGCCCGGGTCACCTCGGACACCCTGCTGCTGCACCAGGCCGCCTCGTCGAGCATCATCGGGCTGATCAACGGCACGGTCATGATGGCCGGCACGCTGGTGCTGATGGGCGTACTCGACCTGGTGCTGCTCGGCACCACCGTGGGCGCGGTGATCCTGGTCGCGCTGATGTTCGCCGTACTCATGCCCTCGATCGCCAAGGCGCAGGAGCGGTCTCAGGAGCATCTCGGCCGGCTCGGTGGGGTGCTGGAGGGCGCGCTGCGGGCGATCCGGACCGTGAAGGTGAGCCGCGCCGAGCACCGGCAGTCCGAGCGGATCCTCGCCGAGGCACGCCAGGTGGCGAAGTTCAGCGTCCACGCGGCCCGGCGCGAGGCGATGGCCTGGACCATCGTCTGGTCGGGCATCCAGCTCGCCATCATCCTGATCCTCGGCATCGGCGCGTGGCGGGTCAGCGAGGGACGACTCGAGGTGTCCAGCCTGATCGCCTTCCTGCTGTACGCGTTCAACCTGATGGGCCCGATCAGCGAGATCAGTCAGAACGTGACCGCCCTCCAGTCGGGCATCGCGGCGGCGGGCCGGATCCGCCAGGTCGCCGACATCGAGGTGGAGAGCCCGGACGCCGGACCGGAACGCGCTGACCGACAGCGGCCGGACACCGGGGCGGAACGCGCCGACGGGCATCGGCTGCCCGGCGGCGACCCGACGGACGGGCACCAACCACATCCCGGCCCGGTGCTCGAACTGCGGGGCGTCTCCGCGCGGTACGGCCCGGACGCCGCCCCGGCGGTCAGTGGAATCGACCTGGCCATTCCGAGGCGGGGGCACACCGCGATCGTCGGACCCTCCGGTGCGGGCAAGACGACGCTCTTCTCGCTCGTGCTGCGCTTCCTCGAACCGCAGGAGGGGGAGATTCGGCTCGATGGCCGCCCCTACCGCGAGCACACCCACAGCGAGATCCGCCAGCGGCTCGCGTACGTCGAGCAGGAGAGCCCGGTGGTACCCGGCACGATCGGGGAGAACCTGCTGTTCACCTATCCGGACGCGACCGAGGAGGAGGTGCGGGACGTACTGGCCCAGGTCCGGCTCACCTCGAAGATCGACGCCCTGCCCGAGGGCCTGGACACTCCGCTCACCTCGTCCTCGGTCTCCGGTGGCGAGCGGCAGCGGATCGCACTGGCCCGGGCCATCCTGCGTACCCCGGACGTGCTGCTGCTCGACGAGGCGACCGCGCAGATCGACGGGCTCACCGAGGCGGCGATCCACCAGGTGATCCGGGACCGGGCGGCCCGCGGGGCGGTCGTCACCGTCGCGCACCGGCTCTCGACCGTGATCGACGCGGACACCATCGTGGTGATGGAGGCCGGACGGGTCAGAGCGCGGGGCAGTCACGAGGAACTGCTGGCCAACGACGAGCTCTACCGGCAGCTCGTCGAGGCCCTGCGGATCGCCGGTGCCGGCGACACCGACGCCTCGCCGCGGACCGCGGGTCGCCAGGTCGGGAATGGAGACGGCCGATCGGTGGTGGCCGGCGCGGTCACCCACTAGGGCCGCGTCAGCCGGTGCACCCGCCAGGGCCGCGTCAGCCGGTGCGACCGCCTCGGTGCGGCCCGCGTCAGCCGGTGAGCGAGCGGCGGGCGACGGTGTGCAGGGTGCCCTCCGCCGAGGTGCCCTCGATGGTCACCTCGGCGGACCGGCCGTCGTGCCGCAGGGTGCTCACCGCGTTGCCAAAGTAGGGCCCGTCGAGTCGGCGCCACCGCACCGACGGCCGGCGTACCCCGGCGGTCCGGGCCAGTGCCCGGGCCGCCACGGACGGGCCGCGCCACCAGCCGAGCCGCAGCAGCGGGCGCATCGGAGCCGGTATCTGGTTGTGGATCGGTGAGCAGGTCAGCTGGTGGACCGGGGTGGCGATCGCGGTGTCGAAGCGGGCCCGGGCGACATAGGAGTGGTGTACGTCGCCGGAGAGCACGCTGATCGACGCCGGCGGCGGGTACGCCGGACCGGTGCCGACCCGGTCGCCGGGCTGTCCGGGCGTGCCGCTGCCGAGCCGGGCGAAGACCTGGGCGAGCGCGTCGAACGACCGGCGGAACGCGCCCCAGTGCTCCAGGTCGAGTGCCCGGCGCAGCCGCTCGGAGTACTCGGCCACCCGGGGGCGGTCCGAGTCGGCCAGCCGCTCGTTCCAGGACTCGAGGTGATGGATGCCGGGCGGAAGGAGCCAGGGCAGCGACGACCCGACGACCAGGTGGTCGTAGTCGCCGTGCACCTGGTCGGTGAACCAGGACCACTCGGTCGGCGGGAGCATGGCCCGGTGGGTCTTGTCCAGCACCCGGCTGCACCGGTTGTCCAGCACCACCAGCCGGGTCCGGCCGAGGTCCACGGCGTAACTCCACTGGTAGCGCCCGGGCACCGCCGCGTCGGCGGGTGCCGTACCGGCGCCCAGCGCGGCGTCGTAGCCGATCGCCTCGGCGTCGACCCGCTGGCCGAACTCCCGGAGTACCGAGGTCGCGTCCTCGGCCGCCATGACCTTGGCATAGACCGGGTCCGCCGCGATCTCGTCCGGGTCCAGGTTGCCCAGGTGCTGGTAGACCCAGTACGAGGCCAGCCCGCTGGCGATCCGCTCCGGCCACCAGGGCTGGCTGTGCACCTCGGCCCGCCACGGGGTGGAGGTGTTCCAGTCGTCGATGATCTCGTGGTCGTCGAAGATCATCACGCTCGGCACGGTCGAGAGCAGCCAGCGGATCTCCGGATCCCGCCACGACTCCAGATACAGCTTGGTGTACTCGTCGAAGCTGACCACCTGGTCGGCCGGGGCGCCGACGGTGCGCCGCCGCCGCCGTCGAAGCAGCTTGCGGACCGTCGGCGAGGTCTGGTCGGCGTAGACCTGGTCACCGAGCAGCACGATCAGGTCGGGCCAGTCGGGGTCGGTGCCGTCCGGGCCGGCACGGTACGCCGCCATCAACCGCCGGGAGTACGCGTCGAGCGCGTCCGGCGGCAGCTTCCGTGCGGTGGCGTGCTGGGTGGTCTCCCGGCAGGAGCCGAAGATCAGCCGTACGTCCGGGTCGTCCTCCCGGCGAGTGTGGATCATGCTCGGCGGGAACTTCGACTCCGGCTCCGGCCAGACCTGCTCGTCATCGAGGAAAACCTGGTACGGCGTTGCCCTGCCCGGCGTCAGCCCCTCCACCACGACCAGCGCGTAGTGGTGGTCGAAGGCGGTGAAGGTGGTCGCCTCGCCACCGGCCCCGTCCGGGGTACCGACCCGGACCAGGGCCGGCCCGCTGGTCTCGACCCAGACGGTGGCTCTGGTTCCGACGACCCGGCGTAGGGCCGGGCCGACCAGTAACCGGGCGGTAGGCATGGCACGACCTCCGAGCGGACGGGGATGGTGGGCGAATCCTCCTACCCAGGCTGGCCGTGGCGCTACCAGGGTTTCGCGGCGAGCCTACTCGGGCGCGTGACCCGACACAGGTGCGGCGGCTGCGCCAAGCCGCCCGACGTCTGACAGGATCGGCCGTATGGACAACATCGTCGTCATGGCGGTCGTGGCCGGCGTGCTGCTGCTCCTTCTGGTGGGTCTGGCGGTCGGACTGGTGGTGACCCGGCGGGGTGGCCGGGCCACGCCGCCGCTGCCGCCCATCCCGCCCGCACCACCGGTACCGCCCGTGCCGACGTCGCCACCACCGACCGAGGTGGTGGCCCCGCCGGTGGAGGCCCCTCCGGTACAGCTGCCGCCGGTCGAGGCGCCGCCGGTGGAGCGGCCGGAGCCGACCGCCGGGCGACTCGTCCGGCTGCGTGCCCGGTTGTCCCGATCGCAGAATGTGTTCGGCAAGAGCCTGCTGAACCTGCTCTCCCGTGATCATCTCGACGAGGACGTCTGGGAGGAGATCGAGGACAGCCTGATCGGCGCCGACGTCGGGGTGGAGGCCAGCCGGGTGATCGTCGACCGGCTGCGCGAGCGTACCGCCGTGCTCGGCACCCGCAGCGCGACCGAGTTGCGCGCGCT
The nucleotide sequence above comes from Plantactinospora soyae. Encoded proteins:
- a CDS encoding alkaline phosphatase D family protein, which gives rise to MPTARLLVGPALRRVVGTRATVWVETSGPALVRVGTPDGAGGEATTFTAFDHHYALVVVEGLTPGRATPYQVFLDDEQVWPEPESKFPPSMIHTRREDDPDVRLIFGSCRETTQHATARKLPPDALDAYSRRLMAAYRAGPDGTDPDWPDLIVLLGDQVYADQTSPTVRKLLRRRRRRTVGAPADQVVSFDEYTKLYLESWRDPEIRWLLSTVPSVMIFDDHEIIDDWNTSTPWRAEVHSQPWWPERIASGLASYWVYQHLGNLDPDEIAADPVYAKVMAAEDATSVLREFGQRVDAEAIGYDAALGAGTAPADAAVPGRYQWSYAVDLGRTRLVVLDNRCSRVLDKTHRAMLPPTEWSWFTDQVHGDYDHLVVGSSLPWLLPPGIHHLESWNERLADSDRPRVAEYSERLRRALDLEHWGAFRRSFDALAQVFARLGSGTPGQPGDRVGTGPAYPPPASISVLSGDVHHSYVARARFDTAIATPVHQLTCSPIHNQIPAPMRPLLRLGWWRGPSVAARALARTAGVRRPSVRWRRLDGPYFGNAVSTLRHDGRSAEVTIEGTSAEGTLHTVARRSLTG
- a CDS encoding TetR/AcrR family transcriptional regulator; translated protein: MAVRDSVDVESRARARTRRAILDAAITVLSQHSAASLADVADAAGVGRTTLHRYFPERADLMTALSTDVLARIDAAAERSQLDRGPAPEALERLCQEYFELGDILMCVFSQPELVNNTQAWEECSEADKALIRLVERGHAEGTLDPALDPIWVQQVLWSLLYATWQHTREHSVSKHRALDLCLRSLRKVVATSPG
- the smc gene encoding chromosome segregation protein SMC, with translation MYLKSLTVKGFKSFASSTTFKLEPGITCVVGPNGSGKSNVVDAIAWVLGEHSAKALRGGKMEDVIFAGTAGRAPLGRAEVTLTIDNTDGALPIDYTEVSITRRMFRSGESEYEINGDSCRLLDIQELLSDSGIGREMHVIVGQGQLDAVLHAKPEDRRAFIEEAAGVLKHRKRKEKALRKLDAMQVNLNRLTDLTAELRRQLKPLGRQAEVARRAQGIQADLRDARLRLLADDLATLRSTLDKEIADEAALRQRREQVEREHAEVQTRLAELETALAEDAPLLTRAQDTWYQLSALTERFRSTEQLARERLRHLSATPDDERPGRDPDRLEAEAEEVRAHEEELRTALTDDQIRLAEAVESRQQLERQLAEAERSLVVAAKAIADRREGLAKLTGQVNSARARTGSAAEEIARLAAAHADAEVRAAQTQTELDAVAERSSEADRDNADLDARHAEAVAAQEGAAATVRALSDAERAAEKDAATWKAREEALAMGLRRKDGAGALLARADQVPGLLGSLAGLLTVAPGHEAALAAALGSLADAVAVAGVDEAAEAMRWLKIQDAGRADLLVGGQAGPGMIGTADALRPALPAGARWAPDLVGCPDEVRPAVHRALRDVILVDDLETATRVVAGNAELRAVTADGDVVGGYAAAGGSAKAPSYLEVQAAVEEARTNRVTAEQTIAELREQLGAAREEAADHKQTVAAAAAVKREAEGQRNAAARRLAELGGAARSAKAEMDRLAESRDRAQQARDRDLAGLAELEERLRLAEATPIDAEPSTEERDELARYLPPARQNEMEVRLAVRTAEERVASIAGRADSLARQAAAERAARERAAARRAARARGATIARAVEIGAREALTRLAVSLATAEQTRDAVAQARSAREAELQEVRGAAKRLGGDLERLTSAVHRDEVARAEQRLRIEQLEAKAAEDFGLDVESLVAEYGPQQPVPPAQAEIAAAERDDRPAPEPVPFERPVQEKRAAKAERELALLGKVNPLALEEFAALEERYKFLSEQLEDLKATRKDLLTVVKDVDDRILEVFASAYADTAREFEQVFTVLFPGGEGRLVLTDPEDMLTTGVEVEARPPGKKIKRLSLLSGGERSLTAVAMLVAIFRARPSPFYIMDEVEAALDDVNLGRLITLMAQLREKSQLIVVTHQKRTMEVADALYGVTMRSGVTQVISQRLSNEED
- a CDS encoding ABC transporter ATP-binding protein, yielding MSVAEKVGNDQLSWGRLRILWSFARPHTGKLILGLLLALLGSAAGLASPMVTKWVLDSLGGSASLSGPITALAVLLVVGSAIWLWQWILLGTLGERIVLDARESIIRRFFRATVPEVTRRPTGELVARVTSDTLLLHQAASSSIIGLINGTVMMAGTLVLMGVLDLVLLGTTVGAVILVALMFAVLMPSIAKAQERSQEHLGRLGGVLEGALRAIRTVKVSRAEHRQSERILAEARQVAKFSVHAARREAMAWTIVWSGIQLAIILILGIGAWRVSEGRLEVSSLIAFLLYAFNLMGPISEISQNVTALQSGIAAAGRIRQVADIEVESPDAGPERADRQRPDTGAERADGHRLPGGDPTDGHQPHPGPVLELRGVSARYGPDAAPAVSGIDLAIPRRGHTAIVGPSGAGKTTLFSLVLRFLEPQEGEIRLDGRPYREHTHSEIRQRLAYVEQESPVVPGTIGENLLFTYPDATEEEVRDVLAQVRLTSKIDALPEGLDTPLTSSSVSGGERQRIALARAILRTPDVLLLDEATAQIDGLTEAAIHQVIRDRAARGAVVTVAHRLSTVIDADTIVVMEAGRVRARGSHEELLANDELYRQLVEALRIAGAGDTDASPRTAGRQVGNGDGRSVVAGAVTH
- a CDS encoding HAD family hydrolase, giving the protein MARERPTALLVDLDGVLRRWDPDNATRVESRYDLPSGVLYEIAMQWALLRPAVTGQLSHADWMVAVVDALAGPGRDRDRMRAAVDEWQADRGTVDPDVLAFVREARAAGVRVGLATNSTDLLDTDLVTLGLTEEVDVVVSSSTLGVHKPMKEYFQQACLAVDTLPAQVLFVDDEDRAIRGARVAGLSAYRWTGPDDLRYLRAALAV
- a CDS encoding DinB family protein, which encodes MTWTAPDVDRDRAPVVADERAMLDAWLDFHRQTLLRKCTGLTAEQLRTASVEPSNMTLLGLVRHSAENERWWFRQQFAGLDLPYHYYTEEQRDRDFEDVTAADPKADLATLREEIELVRQTVAGRSLDETFVGPKGRDISLRWVYVHMIEEYARHNGHADLIRERIDGTTGE